In Anser cygnoides isolate HZ-2024a breed goose chromosome Z, Taihu_goose_T2T_genome, whole genome shotgun sequence, a genomic segment contains:
- the LOC136788946 gene encoding coiled-coil domain-containing protein 81-like — translation MKHYLLFSPLKPEELSLIKELTSKEICQVWDSTSKYIRRQLLRKQVVNIGIGTFAVVPADATSADGKAMVVQKPVFKPCRFMKTFYKLECAENEISIETPFAPLDFEQIASDIHFRPQIVEQCIHETLLLFAGALLDKKDVEFFFKGIGILTVRRKVVTMNFYTEFLLEVDDTDNMHEALLTDSKMTDMIASDGKNKYTRISGNSFITLPTLILQDPHCNPISIKPKRDPQPWGMGGRRVSVLDPVVLARRRVSLAKMAEKKTKEDKNKQGDQARFLPPIQGRSGEELKKPKPPAHPRPSTAFPLDPPTMRPFCQLLKCLRRPSHIVRKEYDQMLKERMKQNDKGQRHTSQKAPQGWHEEPQPPRTAQTELLPPPRERSDEELKKPKPPAHPQPKPPEHRAFAQDSSRPQGVRSVRTKIEERRHRILMDHKLKKLEAATWNQYDSTLRRLMMEHRQKNFRHPLECDRRPSFFVRMEYDEKVKERMKENEEGLSPVSQKAPEGWQEEPQPPRRAQREFEPPIHKRSEKELKKPTPPAHPQPTPPERPDKPQDPPTTRARSVRAQMEERRHRILMAPERKQVEDEIWGEYDAILRSRSREREKNPVYHQLECGRRPSCLLRKEYDKKLKERMKENDKGQSPANQKASDGWKEEPQLPRFEPPIHKRSEKELKKLTPLARLQPKPPERLGFSAQKTATTKNFHHTMDCDRRPSFLLRKEYDEKLKERLNPSVKGQSPTSRKAAERGQEEPQLPRRAQTEKGEKTRLLDHREKAQGVPSMPGNHKRPCSFQLQRP, via the exons ATGAAGCACTACCTGCTCTTCAGCCCCTTGAAGCCTGAGGAACTTTCATTAATTAAGGAGCTCACCAGCAAAG aaatCTGCCAAGTGTGGGATAGTACATCCAAATACATCAGAAGGCAGCTGTTGCGGAAGCAG GTGGTGAATATTGGAATCGGAACCTTTGCCGTTGTGCCAGCAGACGCCACTAGTGCCGATGGCAAGGCTATGGTTGTTCAGAAACCCGTGTTCAAGCCCTGCAGGTTTATGAAGACATTTTACAAGCTCGAGTGTGCCGAGAACGAAATTTCTA TCGAGACACCATTTGCTCCGCTGGACTTTGAGCAGATTGCCTCAGACATCCACTTCCGACCACAAATAGTAGAGCAGTGCATCCATGAGACCCTGCTTCTCTTCGCTGGTGCCCTCCTGGACAAAAAGGATGTGGAATTCTTCTTCAAGGGTATCGGGATTCTTACTGTGCGAAGAAAAGTGGTCACCATGAACTTCTACACTGAGTTCCTGCTGGAGGTGGATGACACAGACAACATGCATGAAGCTCTTCTCACG GACTCCAAGATGACGGATATGATTGCATCTGAcggcaaaaataaatatactcgTATCAGTGGAAATAGTTTCATCACACTACCAAC GCTTATACTTCAGGACCCGCACTGCAATCCGATTTCCATCAAGCCCAAAAGAGATCCGCAGCCTTGGGGCATGGGTGGCCGAAGAG TGAGTGTGCTGGACCCGGTGGTGCTGGCTCGGAGGAGGGTTTCTCTAGCCAAGatggcagagaagaaaaccaagGAGGATAAAAACAAGCAGGGTGACCAAGCCAG ATTCCTGCCACCAATTCAAGGGAGGTCTGGGGAAGAGCTGAAGAAGCCAAAACCTCCAGCTCATCCACGGCCATCCACGGCTTTTCCTCTGGACCCTCCGACAATG aGACCCTTCTGCCAATTGCTCAAGTGCTTGCGACGTCCTTCCCACATCGTGAGAAAGGAGTACGATCAGATGCTCAAAGAGAGGATGAAGCAGAATGATAAAGGCCAAAGACATACGAGCCAGAAGGCACCACAGGGATGGCACGAAGAGCCACAGCCCCCGAGGACAGCACAGACAGA ATTATTGCCACCACCTCGTGAGAGGTCTGACGAGGAGCTGAAGAAGCCAAAACCTCCAGCTCATCCACAGCCTAAGCCCCCTGAGCACAGGGCTTTTGCTCAGGACTCTTCAAGACCG CAGGGAGTACGCTCTGTACGTACTAAAATAGAAGAAAGACGGCACCGTATACTCATGGACCATAAGCTCAAAAAGCTTGAGGCTGCAACCTGGAACCAATATGATTCAACGTTGCGGAGGCTGATGATGGAGCACAGGCAG aAAAACTTCCGCCACCCGCTGGAGTGTGACCGACGTCCTTCCTTCTTTGTCAGAATGGAGTACGACGAGAAGGTAAAGGAGAGGATGAAAGAGAATGAGGAAGGCCTAAGCCCTGTGAGCCAGAAGGCACCAGAGGGATGGCAGGAAGAGCCACAGCCCCCGAGGAGAGCACAGAGAGA ATTCGAGCCACCAATTCACAAGAGGTCTGAGAAGGAGCTGAAGAAGCCAACACCTCCAGCTCATCCACAGCCTACACCCCCTGAGCGCCCGGATAAACCTCAGGACCCTCCAACAACG AGGGCGCGCTCTGTGCGTGCTCAGATGGAAGAAAGACGGCACAGAATACTGATGGCCCCCGAGCGCAAACAGGTTGAAGATGAAATCTGGGGGGAATACGATGCAATCCTACGGAGTAGGAGCAGGGAGCGAGAAAAG aACCCCGTCTACCACCAGCTGGAATGTGGCCGACGTCCTTCCTGCCTGTTGAGAAAGGAGTACGACAAGAAGCTGAAGGAGAGGATGAAAGAGAATGACAAAGGCCAAAGCCCTGCAAATCAGAAAGCATCAGATGGGTGGAAGGAAGAGCCACAGCTCCCCAG ATTCGAGCCACCAATTCACAAGAGGTCTGAGAAGGAATTGAAGAAGCTAACACCTCTAGCTCGTCTACAGCCTAAGCCCCCTGAGCGCCTGGgtttttctgctcagaaaactGCAACCACG AAGAACTTCCACCACACTATGGACTGTGACCGACGTCCATCCTTCCTCTTAAGAAAGGAGTACGATGAGAAGCTGAAGGAGAGGCTGAATCCCAGTGTGAAAGGCCAAAGCCCTACGAGCcggaaggcagcagagagggggCAGGAAGAGCCGCAGCTCCCCAGGAGAGCACAGACAGA GAAAGGGGAGAAGACAAGGCTCTTGGACCACCGTGAGAAGGCCCAGGGCGTGCCGTCCATGCCAGGAAACCACAAGCGGCCCTGCAGCTTCCAGCTGCAGAGGCCGTAG